The following are encoded in a window of uncultured Ilyobacter sp. genomic DNA:
- a CDS encoding class I SAM-dependent methyltransferase: MKCHLCNGETEEFIVKNKKFEHKYYRCNSCSFIFVEEDALLKSSEELERYKMHNNSIEDPLYREYFYNFIDYAFENLGEVQNILDYGSGPEPVLASVLREKGYTVDIYDKYFSSEKVHQDREYDVVCTTEVVEHIYYPMEVLKELTECLKKGGYLIIMTNFHRDSWEHFRNWWYIQDPTHTVFYSLKTFKFIAEELNLKIMKNNGKNIIVFKKED, encoded by the coding sequence TTGAAGTGTCACTTATGTAATGGAGAAACAGAAGAATTTATTGTAAAAAATAAAAAATTCGAACATAAATATTATAGATGTAACAGCTGCAGTTTTATTTTTGTAGAAGAAGACGCTCTTTTGAAAAGCTCAGAAGAATTAGAAAGATATAAAATGCATAATAACTCAATCGAAGACCCCCTATACAGGGAGTATTTTTATAACTTTATAGATTATGCCTTTGAAAACCTTGGAGAAGTGCAAAATATCTTGGACTATGGATCAGGGCCTGAACCTGTTTTAGCATCTGTTTTGAGAGAAAAAGGATATACTGTGGATATCTATGACAAATATTTTTCATCTGAAAAGGTTCACCAAGACCGTGAGTATGACGTGGTGTGCACCACAGAAGTTGTAGAGCATATTTACTACCCCATGGAAGTTCTAAAGGAGCTCACAGAATGCTTAAAAAAGGGCGGATACCTCATAATAATGACTAATTTTCACAGAGACTCCTGGGAACATTTCAGGAACTGGTGGTATATTCAGGACCCTACCCATACTGTATTCTACAGTTTAAAGACCTTTAAATTTATAGCAGAGGAGCTCAACCTTAAAATTATGAAAAATAACGGGAAAAACATAATAGTTTTTAAAAAGGAGGATTGA
- the lpxD gene encoding UDP-3-O-(3-hydroxymyristoyl)glucosamine N-acyltransferase, producing the protein MKYKLKDVAALLGGEIKGDKSLEISGLSPFFQAKETELTFAADEKFLKKISETKAGAVIVPPIPGLPEGKAYIVVNGNPRELMPKLLSFFKRKTKPMQKMIEDSAKIGENVSIAPNVYLGHDVEIGDNVVISPNTTICEGVKIGEGSLIYSNVTIREFSELGKRCIVQPGAVIGSDGFGYVKVAGKNSKIEQIGRVIIGNEVEVGSNTTIDRGAIGDTIIKDYTKIDNLVQIAHNDIIGENCIIISQVGIAGSTEIGDNTTLAGQVGVSGHLKIGKNVIVGSKSAIHGNVKDNQILSGFPLVDHREDLKIKVSLKKLPEMIKKVKELEKILLKK; encoded by the coding sequence ATGAAATACAAATTAAAAGATGTAGCTGCCCTCCTAGGCGGAGAAATAAAGGGAGATAAAAGTCTTGAGATATCAGGACTTTCTCCCTTTTTTCAAGCCAAGGAGACGGAGCTGACATTTGCTGCAGATGAAAAATTCTTAAAAAAAATATCAGAAACAAAGGCAGGGGCTGTAATAGTCCCACCTATACCCGGGCTTCCTGAAGGTAAGGCCTACATAGTTGTAAATGGTAATCCAAGAGAGCTTATGCCAAAACTTCTATCCTTTTTTAAAAGGAAAACCAAACCAATGCAGAAAATGATAGAAGATAGTGCCAAGATTGGAGAAAATGTCTCTATCGCTCCAAATGTTTACTTAGGGCATGATGTAGAGATAGGAGATAACGTGGTAATATCTCCAAACACAACTATATGTGAGGGGGTAAAAATAGGAGAGGGATCTCTAATCTACTCTAATGTAACAATAAGAGAGTTCAGTGAGCTTGGAAAAAGATGTATAGTCCAGCCTGGGGCTGTCATAGGTTCTGATGGATTTGGATATGTAAAGGTAGCCGGGAAAAATAGTAAAATAGAGCAGATAGGAAGAGTAATCATAGGTAATGAGGTAGAGGTAGGATCGAACACCACTATAGACAGAGGGGCTATAGGGGACACCATAATAAAGGACTATACCAAAATAGACAATCTGGTTCAGATCGCTCATAATGATATTATAGGGGAAAATTGTATAATAATATCTCAAGTAGGCATAGCTGGAAGCACTGAAATAGGTGACAATACAACCTTAGCTGGACAGGTTGGGGTTTCGGGACATTTGAAGATAGGGAAAAATGTCATAGTCGGCTCTAAATCCGCAATACACGGAAATGTAAAAGACAACCAGATATTGTCAGGGTTTCCTCTCGTAGATCACAGAGAAGATCTGAAAATAAAGGTATCTTTAAAAAAACTTCCTGAAATGATAAAAAAAGTAAAAGAGCTGGAAAAAATATTGCTTAAAAAATAA
- a CDS encoding YgjP-like metallopeptidase domain-containing protein: MERLKYLGGYDPKLKEQVITLIENNKLGEVMLKKYPDLHEIPTDKMLYDYVIDIKNQYLKKSNPISKVSYDSKINFSNQALGLHTYVSRVQGSKLKTKNEIKISSQFKKMPLEFLRMIVVHELAHLKEKSHDKSFYKLCEYMEPNYHQFEFDMRLYLTYMDIFKKSLY; encoded by the coding sequence ATGGAAAGACTGAAATACCTAGGGGGATATGATCCCAAATTAAAGGAACAGGTTATAACACTCATAGAAAATAATAAGCTCGGAGAGGTAATGCTCAAAAAATATCCTGATCTCCATGAAATACCAACAGATAAAATGCTATATGACTATGTGATCGACATAAAAAACCAGTATCTGAAAAAATCCAATCCAATAAGCAAGGTCTCTTATGACTCAAAGATAAATTTTTCAAATCAGGCTCTAGGACTTCATACCTATGTTTCCAGAGTTCAGGGGAGTAAATTAAAGACAAAGAATGAGATTAAGATATCTAGCCAGTTTAAAAAGATGCCTTTGGAATTTTTGAGAATGATAGTGGTCCATGAGCTAGCCCATCTCAAAGAAAAATCCCACGACAAGTCTTTTTATAAGCTTTGTGAGTATATGGAGCCAAATTATCATCAGTTTGAATTTGATATGAGACTGTATCTCACTTACATGGATATTTTTAAGAAATCATTGTATTAA
- a CDS encoding class II fructose-bisphosphate aldolase: MKYNYKDLGLVNTREMFKAANEKGYAVPAFNFNNMEQALAIVEACAEMGSPVILQCSSGARKYMGKEIVPMLAKGMVEHVRAMGSDIPVALHLDHGSDLELIKDCIDYGFSSVMIDGSHYDFEKNIVISKEAAEYAHKFDVTVEAELGVLAGVEDDVVADEHVFTQPEEVEEFVSRTGVDSLAIAIGTSHGAHKFKPGSDPKLKLDILAEIERKIPGFPIVLHGSSAVPAKYVNMIKEFGGELKDAIGIPDDQLRGATKSAVSKINVDTDGRLAFTAGIRKVFATNPKEFDPRKYLGPAMKEMKEYYKSKIIDVFGSEGAYKKASK; this comes from the coding sequence ATGAAATATAATTACAAAGATCTAGGTCTTGTAAACACAAGAGAGATGTTTAAAGCTGCTAACGAAAAAGGGTATGCAGTACCTGCATTTAACTTTAACAACATGGAACAAGCCTTAGCTATAGTTGAAGCTTGTGCTGAGATGGGTTCTCCTGTAATCCTACAATGTTCTTCTGGTGCTAGAAAATATATGGGAAAAGAGATAGTTCCTATGCTTGCAAAGGGAATGGTAGAGCACGTAAGAGCTATGGGTTCTGATATACCAGTAGCACTGCACCTAGATCATGGATCTGATTTAGAGTTAATAAAAGACTGTATAGACTATGGTTTCTCATCTGTTATGATAGATGGTTCACATTATGATTTCGAAAAAAATATTGTAATATCAAAAGAAGCTGCAGAATATGCACATAAATTTGACGTAACAGTAGAAGCTGAGCTTGGAGTTCTTGCAGGAGTAGAGGACGATGTAGTAGCAGACGAGCACGTATTTACTCAGCCTGAAGAAGTAGAGGAATTTGTATCTAGAACAGGAGTAGACTCTCTTGCAATAGCAATAGGGACTTCTCACGGAGCTCACAAGTTCAAACCTGGAAGCGATCCTAAATTAAAACTTGATATACTTGCTGAAATAGAGAGAAAGATTCCTGGATTCCCTATCGTACTTCATGGTTCTTCAGCAGTACCTGCAAAGTATGTAAATATGATAAAAGAGTTTGGTGGAGAGCTTAAAGATGCCATTGGTATCCCTGATGACCAGCTTAGAGGAGCTACAAAATCAGCTGTTTCAAAGATCAATGTTGATACAGACGGAAGACTTGCGTTCACAGCTGGAATAAGAAAAGTATTCGCAACAAACCCTAAAGAGTTTGACCCAAGAAAATACTTAGGACCTGCAATGAAAGAGATGAAAGAGTACTATAAGTCTAAAATAATAGATGTATTCGGATCTGAAGGTGCTTACAAGAAAGCATCTAAATAA
- a CDS encoding glucosaminidase domain-containing protein encodes MKGLKWSLFFLYLFLQLIIFFSGYYMKNIGVDTISTTEKAISNYKTIYIDSPKDLNKKLSHRKYIYAVRNIDLNDYSVEEKKELFVKMMMPAIKMSRNQISANRKWVKKIIKRGSVKPAEKDRLERLFSAYRIEDGDTKRLLEKMVVLPTSLILSQAALESGWGTSRFFQEGNNVFGLWSYDTSDERIKAEETRENGFTAYLKKYSDLKEAVDGYVLLLSTGSAYENLRKGIRRGESSEELAKYLIKYSELGYVYTDRIEKVIRVNEFAKYDI; translated from the coding sequence ATGAAGGGATTAAAATGGAGTCTGTTTTTTCTTTATCTATTTTTGCAGTTAATAATTTTCTTTTCAGGATATTATATGAAAAATATAGGTGTTGATACAATTAGTACAACTGAAAAGGCAATTTCAAATTATAAAACCATATACATAGACAGCCCAAAAGATCTTAATAAAAAGTTAAGCCATAGAAAATATATTTATGCTGTAAGAAATATAGATCTAAATGATTATTCAGTAGAAGAAAAGAAAGAATTGTTTGTGAAGATGATGATGCCTGCAATAAAAATGTCTAGAAATCAAATATCTGCAAACAGGAAGTGGGTAAAAAAAATAATCAAAAGAGGAAGCGTAAAACCAGCAGAAAAGGACAGATTGGAGAGACTGTTCAGTGCTTACCGTATAGAGGATGGAGATACTAAAAGATTACTTGAAAAGATGGTCGTTCTACCCACTTCATTAATTCTTAGTCAGGCCGCCCTAGAGAGCGGATGGGGTACTTCTAGGTTTTTTCAAGAGGGAAACAACGTTTTTGGACTATGGTCCTATGATACCAGCGATGAACGGATAAAAGCAGAGGAAACAAGAGAGAATGGTTTTACTGCATACTTAAAAAAATATAGTGATTTGAAAGAGGCTGTAGACGGGTATGTTCTTCTTCTCTCTACAGGGAGCGCATATGAAAATCTTAGAAAGGGAATAAGAAGAGGCGAAAGTTCTGAGGAACTGGCAAAATATCTGATAAAATATTCTGAACTTGGATATGTTTATACTGATAGGATAGAAAAAGTTATAAGGGTTAATGAGTTTGCAAAATATGATATTTAG
- a CDS encoding M3 family oligoendopeptidase: MDRVYYSENFNVEEIENVKEELQKLLKKDLKNVEELEKYIDEYNELSAIVEEAMAWKYIKMTRFADQEEYSKDFNYFYGTVVAEFNKESFHINKKIYDSPYSRELPEERYRNYKLILKNDIEIFDEKNIPLQIRENELSNKYGEIISKVNIEFNGKNYTLSQMNRFLKDNDREIREQAWRKIYAAVSENKSELNGLFDKLLNIRVEMSKNKNFENYRDYMHKAKGRFSYTPEDLYKFHDSVEKVIVPMLRQINEKKRSKINLDTLRPWDTEASEDGKILKPFEKERELLEKGISALGDVKEEFGSKLRYMAEKDFLDLENRKGKAPGGYNYPLSESGAAFIFMNAVGVHRDVVTLMHEAGHALHSFATKDERLMYYKDTPSEVAELASMSMEFLSMDKWNRFYEKENDLKKAKKEQIIGALQTFPWVMTVDAFQHWIYLNPNHTQEERDTKFEELMDRFNTGINWQGLESEKSVTWLKQLHIFEVPFYYIEYAISQLGAIGIYKNYKDNREKNLGRYEEFLSLGYSKSIEEIYETAGIKFDFSEGYISELANFLKIELENLG; this comes from the coding sequence GTGGACAGAGTTTATTACAGTGAGAATTTTAATGTTGAAGAGATAGAAAATGTAAAAGAAGAACTTCAGAAACTTCTGAAGAAAGACCTAAAAAATGTGGAAGAACTTGAAAAATATATAGATGAATACAATGAGTTGAGTGCTATAGTAGAAGAAGCTATGGCTTGGAAATATATTAAAATGACTAGATTTGCAGATCAAGAGGAGTATTCCAAAGATTTTAATTATTTTTACGGTACGGTGGTAGCTGAATTTAACAAAGAGTCATTCCATATTAATAAAAAGATATACGATAGTCCTTACAGCAGAGAACTACCAGAAGAGAGATACAGAAATTACAAACTTATTCTGAAAAATGATATTGAGATTTTTGATGAAAAAAATATTCCTCTTCAGATAAGGGAAAATGAACTCTCTAATAAATATGGAGAAATAATTTCAAAAGTAAATATTGAATTTAATGGGAAGAACTATACCCTTTCTCAAATGAATAGATTTTTGAAGGATAACGACAGGGAGATTAGGGAACAAGCCTGGAGAAAGATATATGCTGCAGTTTCGGAAAACAAATCAGAGTTGAACGGACTTTTTGACAAGCTTCTGAATATCAGGGTCGAGATGTCTAAAAACAAGAACTTTGAAAACTATAGGGACTATATGCACAAGGCGAAAGGGAGGTTTTCATACACTCCAGAAGATTTATACAAATTTCATGATTCTGTGGAAAAAGTAATAGTTCCTATGCTTAGACAGATAAATGAAAAAAAGAGATCTAAAATAAATCTTGATACCCTCCGTCCTTGGGATACTGAGGCAAGTGAAGATGGAAAAATATTAAAACCCTTCGAAAAAGAAAGAGAACTTCTGGAAAAGGGGATATCTGCCCTAGGGGACGTGAAAGAGGAGTTTGGGTCAAAACTGAGATACATGGCTGAAAAAGATTTTTTGGATCTTGAAAATAGAAAAGGAAAGGCTCCTGGAGGATATAATTATCCCCTGAGTGAGAGCGGGGCGGCATTTATATTTATGAATGCTGTGGGGGTACACAGAGATGTGGTGACACTTATGCATGAGGCAGGGCATGCACTTCACTCTTTTGCTACAAAAGATGAAAGACTTATGTATTATAAAGACACCCCTAGTGAGGTTGCAGAACTAGCATCTATGTCTATGGAGTTTCTCAGTATGGACAAATGGAATAGATTTTATGAAAAGGAAAACGACCTTAAAAAAGCGAAGAAGGAGCAGATTATAGGGGCACTTCAGACCTTCCCATGGGTCATGACAGTGGATGCTTTCCAGCATTGGATATATCTAAATCCAAATCATACTCAGGAAGAGAGAGACACAAAGTTTGAGGAACTGATGGACAGGTTTAATACAGGAATAAACTGGCAGGGGTTAGAAAGTGAAAAATCCGTAACCTGGCTAAAACAGCTTCACATATTTGAAGTACCCTTTTATTATATAGAATATGCCATAAGTCAGCTAGGAGCTATAGGAATCTATAAAAATTATAAGGATAATAGGGAAAAAAACCTTGGGAGATATGAAGAGTTTCTTTCCCTAGGGTATTCTAAATCAATTGAAGAGATATATGAAACTGCAGGAATAAAGTTTGATTTCTCTGAAGGATATATAAGTGAACTTGCGAACTTCTTAAAGATAGAGCTAGAAAATTTAGGTTAG
- a CDS encoding TIGR03936 family radical SAM-associated protein, which produces MKKRLYFDKNEDMKYISHLDMMRFLERLLKKAKIEVKYSEGFHPRPRMSFGNPVSLGVEAYDEVMDLELLVEMDNDILLKKLNAACPQGFKFNAAEDVPRKSSIAEEFQIMVYEITGEAAVLEKLKKLLEQDEIVEVKIKSGKRKERNLKDRIQSYGIDGNNLRLELINTSPNVFLGMAEINPTEVKIKKIGYKK; this is translated from the coding sequence ATGAAAAAAAGACTTTACTTCGATAAAAACGAAGATATGAAGTATATATCCCATCTGGATATGATGAGGTTTCTAGAGAGGCTTTTAAAAAAGGCAAAGATAGAGGTCAAATATTCCGAAGGGTTTCACCCGAGACCTAGAATGTCCTTTGGAAATCCAGTATCCCTTGGAGTGGAAGCCTATGATGAGGTAATGGATCTAGAGCTTTTGGTGGAAATGGACAACGATATCCTTCTAAAGAAGCTCAATGCTGCATGTCCTCAAGGCTTTAAATTCAATGCTGCAGAGGATGTCCCTAGAAAATCTAGCATAGCAGAAGAGTTTCAGATAATGGTATACGAGATAACAGGAGAAGCTGCAGTACTTGAAAAATTGAAAAAACTACTAGAGCAGGATGAGATCGTAGAGGTTAAGATCAAAAGTGGTAAAAGAAAAGAGAGAAATCTCAAAGATAGAATTCAGAGTTACGGGATAGATGGAAATAACCTTCGTCTTGAACTTATAAACACATCTCCAAACGTATTTTTGGGAATGGCTGAAATAAATCCCACAGAGGTTAAAATAAAAAAAATAGGATATAAAAAGTAA
- the serS gene encoding serine--tRNA ligase, producing the protein MLDLRYMRDNIEFLKGMLKNRNATLNLDEFEQLDAERRDLLIEVEALKHKRNNVSHEVGRLKREKLDASHIISEMGEVSSKIKELDSKLSEIDEKLHYYQMTIPNVYHESTPVGKDEEDNILVRTWGEPAEFNYEPKNHWELGEELGILDFERGAKLGGARFTVYRGLGARLERALINFMLDLHTTEHGYTEHITPFLVRRDICEGTGQLPKFEDDMYKTTDEMFLISTSEITLTNLHRKEILEERDLPKYYTAHSPCFRREAGSYGRDVKGLIRQHQFNKVEMVKITIPENSYDELEKMVVDAETVLQKLGLPYRLVQLCTGDIGFSAAKTYDLEVWLPGQGKYREISSCSNCGEFQARRMGLKYRPEGTKKSEFVNTLNGSGVAVGRALLAIMENYQQEDGSIIIPEVLRPYMGGVDVIKK; encoded by the coding sequence ATGTTGGATTTGAGATACATGCGTGACAACATCGAATTTTTGAAGGGGATGTTGAAAAACAGAAATGCCACATTAAATCTTGACGAATTTGAGCAGTTAGATGCAGAAAGAAGAGATCTTCTTATTGAGGTTGAAGCCTTAAAACATAAAAGAAACAATGTTTCCCATGAAGTAGGGAGACTGAAGAGAGAGAAGCTGGATGCGTCTCACATAATATCCGAGATGGGAGAGGTTTCTTCTAAAATAAAAGAGCTAGATTCAAAACTTTCAGAAATAGATGAAAAACTCCATTACTATCAAATGACTATACCAAATGTGTACCATGAATCGACACCTGTAGGAAAAGATGAAGAGGACAATATTCTTGTCAGAACTTGGGGAGAACCTGCTGAGTTTAACTATGAGCCAAAAAACCATTGGGAGCTTGGAGAAGAGCTTGGAATCCTTGATTTTGAAAGAGGAGCAAAGCTAGGTGGAGCTAGATTTACCGTGTATAGAGGTCTAGGTGCAAGATTAGAGAGAGCACTTATAAATTTTATGCTTGACCTTCACACAACAGAACACGGATATACAGAGCACATAACACCATTTTTAGTTAGAAGAGATATTTGTGAAGGTACGGGACAGCTTCCAAAATTTGAAGATGATATGTATAAGACCACAGATGAGATGTTCCTTATATCAACATCCGAAATAACACTTACAAATCTTCACAGAAAAGAGATATTGGAAGAGAGAGACCTTCCAAAGTATTATACTGCTCACTCTCCTTGTTTCAGAAGAGAGGCAGGTTCATATGGAAGAGATGTAAAAGGTCTTATAAGACAGCATCAGTTTAATAAAGTAGAGATGGTAAAAATAACTATTCCTGAAAATTCTTATGACGAACTAGAAAAAATGGTTGTAGATGCAGAGACTGTTCTTCAGAAATTAGGGCTTCCTTACAGACTAGTGCAGCTTTGCACTGGGGATATAGGATTTTCTGCTGCAAAAACTTATGATCTTGAAGTGTGGCTTCCAGGTCAAGGGAAGTACAGAGAGATCTCTTCTTGTTCAAACTGTGGGGAATTCCAGGCAAGAAGAATGGGGTTAAAGTACAGACCAGAGGGAACTAAAAAGAGTGAATTTGTAAATACACTAAATGGTTCTGGAGTGGCAGTTGGAAGGGCTCTTCTAGCAATAATGGAAAATTATCAGCAGGAGGACGGCTCAATAATTATACCAGAAGTTTTAAGACCTTATATGGGGGGAGTAGATGTTATTAAAAAGTAG
- a CDS encoding CTP synthase: protein MKQTKYIFVTGGVVSSLGKGITAASLGRLLEERGYNVTIQKFDPYINVDPGTMNPYEHGEVFVTDDGGETDLDLGHYERFIDKSLTKYNSVTTGKIYQSVINKERRGEYLGKTVQVIPHITNEIKSRIEIVGKENSSDIVITEIGGTVGDIESTPFLEAIRQFRYDVGRENVIYIHCALLPFLKAAGELKTKPAQHSVKQLMTLGIRPDVLVCRTEHPTTEDIRKKLSLFCDIDSDAVIEAPDASTIYEVPLIMEANGLAKVVCRKLGIEDKEVDLTKWEEMVDRIVNPKDDIKLAVVGKYVELKDAYISVNEAIENAAYSMGLKAKIDYIQAEKINTTDLKSYDGILVPGGFGDRGIEGKIESIKFARENKVPFLGICLGMQSVVIEYARNVVGWESAHSSEFDKETKYPVIDILPDQKNIEDMGGTMRLGVYPCKLEEGSLARDLYNEELIYERHRHRYEFNNEFKEDIQKAGLIISGSSPDGRLAEIVEISRDEHPFFIAGQFHPELKTRPNRPHPLFKGFVEAIYNRKKGL from the coding sequence ATGAAGCAAACAAAGTATATTTTTGTAACAGGTGGAGTAGTGTCGTCACTTGGAAAAGGTATAACTGCAGCATCTCTAGGGAGACTTTTAGAAGAAAGAGGATACAATGTAACTATACAAAAGTTTGACCCATATATTAACGTAGATCCAGGAACGATGAATCCTTACGAACACGGAGAGGTTTTCGTAACTGATGATGGTGGAGAGACAGACCTAGACCTTGGACACTATGAAAGATTTATCGACAAGAGCCTTACAAAATATAACAGTGTGACTACTGGTAAAATATACCAATCAGTTATAAATAAAGAGAGAAGAGGGGAATATTTAGGTAAGACAGTTCAGGTAATTCCTCATATCACCAATGAAATAAAATCAAGAATAGAGATTGTAGGAAAAGAAAATAGTTCTGATATTGTAATTACTGAGATCGGGGGAACAGTCGGAGATATAGAATCGACACCATTCTTAGAGGCTATCAGACAATTTAGATATGACGTTGGAAGAGAAAATGTGATTTATATCCATTGCGCACTTTTACCTTTCTTAAAAGCAGCAGGAGAGCTCAAGACGAAACCAGCTCAACATTCTGTAAAACAATTAATGACTTTAGGAATAAGACCTGATGTTTTAGTATGTAGAACAGAGCACCCTACAACTGAAGATATAAGAAAAAAACTTTCCCTCTTCTGTGACATAGATTCTGATGCTGTTATTGAGGCTCCTGATGCGTCTACTATATATGAAGTGCCGCTTATAATGGAAGCTAATGGACTTGCAAAGGTAGTCTGCAGAAAGTTGGGAATTGAAGATAAAGAAGTAGATCTTACTAAGTGGGAAGAGATGGTAGACAGAATAGTAAATCCTAAAGATGATATAAAGCTAGCTGTAGTAGGTAAATATGTAGAGCTAAAGGATGCATATATATCGGTAAATGAAGCGATAGAAAATGCAGCCTACTCTATGGGACTTAAAGCTAAAATAGATTATATCCAGGCAGAAAAAATAAATACAACTGATCTTAAATCTTATGACGGAATACTTGTTCCTGGTGGATTTGGTGACAGGGGTATAGAGGGTAAAATAGAATCGATCAAATTTGCTAGGGAGAATAAAGTTCCTTTTCTCGGAATATGTCTCGGAATGCAGAGCGTTGTAATAGAATATGCAAGAAATGTAGTCGGATGGGAGTCTGCTCACTCGAGTGAATTTGATAAGGAAACTAAATATCCTGTGATAGATATTCTTCCAGATCAAAAGAACATTGAAGATATGGGCGGAACTATGAGGCTAGGAGTATACCCGTGCAAACTAGAAGAGGGATCTCTTGCAAGAGACCTTTATAATGAAGAGTTGATATACGAGAGACACAGACATAGATATGAGTTTAACAATGAGTTTAAGGAAGATATTCAAAAGGCAGGACTTATAATTTCTGGATCTTCTCCAGATGGAAGACTTGCTGAAATTGTTGAAATTTCAAGAGATGAGCATCCTTTTTTCATTGCAGGACAATTCCATCCCGAATTGAAAACAAGACCAAACAGACCTCATCCTTTATTTAAAGGATTTGTAGAAGCTATCTACAACAGAAAAAAAGGTTTATAA
- a CDS encoding nitroreductase family protein, which translates to MEAIFNRRSIRKYSGEKVEESKIEKMLRAAMQAPSAGNQQAWEFVVIRDKEMLKKLSEVSQYSKMAANADVVIVVLANEEYMRYPLYWQQDLGAATENMMLQAVTEGLGSVWIAAAPREDRIATMRKILSLPKTVIPFCMVAVGYPDQEVKTADKWDANKVHYEEYKQS; encoded by the coding sequence ATGGAAGCAATTTTTAACCGTAGAAGTATAAGAAAGTATTCTGGGGAAAAGGTGGAAGAGAGCAAAATAGAAAAAATGCTTAGAGCTGCCATGCAGGCTCCTAGTGCAGGGAATCAGCAAGCATGGGAATTTGTGGTGATAAGGGATAAAGAGATGCTTAAAAAACTGTCGGAGGTAAGTCAGTATTCAAAAATGGCAGCCAATGCAGATGTAGTCATAGTAGTGCTGGCAAATGAAGAGTATATGAGATACCCTCTATACTGGCAACAGGACTTGGGGGCAGCTACTGAGAATATGATGCTTCAGGCTGTTACAGAGGGACTCGGAAGCGTCTGGATAGCAGCAGCACCTAGAGAGGATAGGATTGCAACTATGAGGAAGATCTTGTCACTTCCTAAAACAGTAATACCTTTCTGTATGGTTGCAGTAGGGTATCCTGACCAAGAGGTAAAAACTGCTGATAAGTGGGATGCCAATAAAGTCCACTATGAGGAATATAAACAGTCTTAA
- a CDS encoding OmpH family outer membrane protein has product MKKLTILALAATMSMSAFAMKVGYVSSQEVFSKYSGTKIVKEQLVKEKSRLENEIKRQEVELQKLKVELQAKGNSVTQQEKSKFQKQAEEFQKYVNQAQMNLNRQEQEKFSQITKNIDASIQSIAKREKFDYVFEEGAIKFGGEDITQKVINQMEKGEKIKLN; this is encoded by the coding sequence ATGAAAAAATTAACGATTCTAGCTCTGGCGGCGACAATGTCAATGTCGGCATTTGCCATGAAAGTGGGATATGTAAGTTCTCAAGAGGTATTTTCAAAATATTCAGGGACAAAAATTGTAAAAGAGCAGCTAGTGAAAGAAAAAAGCAGATTGGAAAATGAGATCAAAAGGCAGGAAGTAGAGTTACAAAAGCTGAAAGTAGAGCTTCAGGCAAAAGGAAACTCTGTTACACAGCAGGAGAAATCTAAATTCCAAAAGCAGGCTGAAGAGTTTCAAAAGTATGTAAACCAAGCTCAGATGAATTTGAACAGACAAGAGCAGGAAAAATTTAGTCAAATAACTAAAAATATTGATGCCTCTATTCAGTCAATTGCTAAAAGAGAAAAATTTGATTACGTCTTTGAAGAGGGAGCGATCAAGTTTGGCGGAGAGGATATAACTCAAAAAGTAATAAACCAAATGGAAAAAGGCGAAAAAATAAAATTGAACTAA
- the lspA gene encoding signal peptidase II, whose translation MYQWVVLFLFVSDILSKVIAERKLKFHPKSILGGAIHLYYVRNFGIAFNKLNHRKWLILTLNFVLLFYIFSLYTAPNMDKMGISLVLAGGLGNTLNRLFRGYVIDFIYFNIKGSPVFNLADFYILAGIIMILLEELMIV comes from the coding sequence ATGTATCAGTGGGTTGTTTTATTTTTGTTTGTCAGTGACATTTTAAGTAAAGTAATAGCAGAAAGAAAATTAAAATTTCATCCTAAAAGTATTTTAGGCGGGGCAATCCACCTATATTATGTCAGAAACTTTGGAATAGCATTTAATAAGTTAAACCATAGGAAATGGCTTATTCTTACATTGAATTTTGTTCTGCTGTTTTATATATTCTCCCTCTATACAGCACCAAATATGGATAAAATGGGCATCTCTTTAGTATTGGCAGGTGGTCTTGGAAATACTCTTAACAGATTGTTTAGGGGATATGTTATAGATTTTATTTATTTTAACATTAAGGGGTCTCCAGTTTTCAACTTGGCAGACTTTTATATCTTAGCTGGTATTATTATGATTCTTCTAGAAGAACTAATGATTGTCTAG